Genomic window (Lewinellaceae bacterium):
CCCGGAACGCGATGAACGCATCCTGCTGATCTGCGACCAGAGCCTGCTCGGTTCCTGCAAGGAAGGTTTTGCCCTTACGGAACGAGGGCTGTACTGGAAAGCGCAACTGCAAACGGCGCGGAAAGTGGCCTACACGGCACTGGAAAGCGTCCGGCGGGAAAAGGACTGGCTGTTGATCAACGGGGATTTTTTCCATGCCAATCCTTCACTGGACCTCAAGATGATGAAGTTGCTGAAAAAACTACAACTGCGATAAGCGGTATTGTTGTTGAGCGAAGCGCTTTTATTCCAGGACAATTTTGGTGGATTTTGTCACCGGATAACCCACACAGGTCTGGACAACACCTCCAGTTGCGGCGCTGCTGAGCGGCCCTTCGGGCAGGTACATGACAACTTCCCCCTCCTGGCAGCGGGCGGTACAGGTCGTGCAGATTCCGCTGCGGCAACTGTAGGGCAAGTCGAGCCCTGCCTGCTCCGCCGCTTCCAGGATGGTTTGCCCGGCCTGGATGGAGAAAGCCGCCGACGTTCCGTTGCTGGCCAGTACGATATTTCCGTCCGGAAATTGCTCCGCCGGCGGGCGGAAGGGCGGGGTGACGGTGAATACCTCTTTGTGCACCTGGCTTTCGGGATAGCCCATGTACCGAAGGGTCATTTCCGATTTCAACATCAGCCCCGGCGGGCCGCAGAGATAAATGTCGGCAAGAATGCCGGCAACCGGCGCATTTTCTTTGATGAGTTCTTCCAGAAGCGCGTTGCCCAGCCGCTGCGGCAGTATTCGGGCGCGGCTCGTTTCGGCAATTTCAGATGCTTTGGCCCGGGGGTTGCTCAGCAAAAGTATGGCATTGAAACGCTCCGGATACAGCAGCAACCACTGGCTCAATTCCTTTCCGAAAATAAGGCTGTGTTCATTCCGGTTGGCGTAAATCAGCGTTGCCTTGATCCGGGGCGTACAGGCCAGCGCGTATTTGATAATTGAGAATATGGGGGTGATGCCGCTGCCTCCGGCCACCATAAGCAAATGGTGGCCCTCCTGCCAGCTGGCGGGAAGGATGAACTTCCCGGCCGGCGGCAAGGCCGTCAATATATCGCCGGGCCGGGCCTGCTCCACCAGGTAGGTGGAAGCCTGGCCGTTGGGCTTGCGTTTGATGGTAATGACCGGGAAGGGGTCAACCCCGGGACTGGAGGAAAAGGAATAAGACCGCCGTATTTCCCGGCCGTCGAACGCCAGGAGCAGGGTCAGGAACTGCCCTGCTTTGTAAGAGAAAAAACCATTGGCCGGTTGGAGCACAAGGCTCACAGTATCAGGCGCTTCTGCTCTTTTTTCAAGGATTTGGAGTCGGATCCTGTTTTTCATAGATGGCAGTAAAGGTTTTTCAGAGTTGGCAAAGAAGCCAAAATATACTTTCTTTACGGCTCATTTCGAATAATGTTCGTTTTGCAAACAAGGATAAGTCTTTTGTGTTTTAACCCAATATAGATACTTTTTATTATCTCATTTGTGTGCTGCCATTTATTTGCCTTATCTTTAAGGACACTCAATTGCGTTAATCAAGTGGACTTAGCATCCACAAAATGCCAAAACAGAACCATTTTCTATGGATACAGCGACAGGTAACAAGAAAAAAACAACCGGCAAAAAGCCATCCAAATCCGGCAAGCCAACCTACAGCAAGGAGACCTATCTCAGTTGGTACGAGCTCATGCTGCGAATCCGCAAATTCGAAGAACGGGCACTGATGATGTACGGCCAGCAAAAAATCCGCGGATTCTGCCACGTTTACATTGGGCAGGAAGCGGTCGCCGCCGGCATAGAATCAGCCATACGGCCGGAAGACGCCATCGTTACGGCTTACCGCCAGCATGGCATTGCGCTCGGCCGCGGCTGTTCTTCGGAGGCTTGCATGGCGGAGCTGTTCGGCAAAAAAACCGGTATCGTAAAGGGCAAAGGAGGCTCAATGCACTTCTTCTCGGCCGAGCGCCGGTATTTCGGAGGCAACGGCATCGTCGGCGCCCAGATTCCCATCGGAACCGGCATTGCTTTTGCCGAGAAATACAAAGGCACGGACAACCTCTGCGTCACCATGTTCGGCGACGGCGCCGCCCGGCAGGGATCCTTGTACGAATCCTTCAATATGGCTATGAGCTGGAAACTGCCGGTTTTGTACGTCGTGGAAAACAATGGCTATGCGATGGGAACGAGCGTGAAGCGGACCAGCAACGTCACGGAACTTTATACATTGGGCGAATCCTTTGACATGCCGGGAGAGCCGGTCGACGGGATGAATCCCGCCGCTGTTCACGAGGCGGTATCCAAAGCCGCTGAGCATATCCGGGCGGGAAAAGGCCCCTACCTGCTCGAAATGCGCACCTACCGCTACAAAGGGCATTCGGTATCCGACCCTGCCAAATACCGCACCAAGGAAGAAGTCCAGGAATACAAGGACCGCGACCCCATCAAGATGATCGAAGAGGCTGCATTGAAAGAATCGGTTGCCACCGAAGAGGACCTCAAGGCAATCCAGGACAAGATCAAGACGGAGATCGCCGACGCCGTTAAATTTGCGGAAGAGTCGGATTTCCCCGATCCCTCGGCGCTTTGGGAGGAAAACTATGTTCAGGAAGACTATCCGTTTATCATGGATTAATAATATTTTCTTTGAAAATCCAGGCGGCGGCTGGGAATAAGGGGTGAGGAAATAAATAAGCTATTCAAAATGACGAAGGTATTTTTTCTTCGCGCATTTGACGCGCATAGTGGGGCTACGCAAGGAAAATGCAACGAAGCATAAAGGAAAAAGACCAAGTCAGATGGGTAGGTTATTTGTTGCGTCACCCCTAAATCCTATGCCGCCGTTTTTTTATGCCAAAAAAGGGAAGGATAGAAAACTTTATTTATTTTTGCGTGGCTTTTTCAAACCGCATTGAAAATCGACAAAATAAAATGGCAAGAAGAAAAAGAAATCAGAAGAGAGCGGACGAGACCTTAGTGGATATTGTTGAAGTAAGAGACAGCGCCCAGAGCTTCGTCGATGACAACCAGCGATTGATCTTTGGCGCATTGGTTGCATTGGTATTGGCCGTCGGCGGCGTTTTTGCCTACAACAACTTTTACAAAAAACCACGCCAGGCAGAAGCCGCAGAGCAAATGTTCCGGGCACAGGAGCAGTTTGAAAGAGACTCCTTTACCTTAGCGCTGACCAACCCGGGCGGAGGCTACATGGGCTTCCTGGATATTATCAGCAGTTATGGAGGCACCGCCGCCGGCAATTCCGCCAAGTACTACGCCGGCGTATCCTACCTCAATTTGGGGAAAAATGAAGCAGCTATTGACTACCTCAAAGATTTCAAGGCTAAAGGCAGCATCACCCCCATCATGAAAAATGGGGCCCTCGGTGACGCCTACTCGGAGTTGAATGATTTTGACAACGCCATGAAATACTACAAAAAGGCGGTCAACGAAAGCGAAAACGATTTCCTGACGCCTTATTACCTGAAGAAGGTAGGCCTGCTGCACGAGCGCAATGGCAATTTTGCCGAAGCGCAAAAGGCATACCAGGAGATTCTGGATAAATATCCGGACTCCCCGATAGGCAGGGATATAGAGAAGTACATCACCCGGGTAGCCGCTAAGAGCTAAGCGCTTTTTTTGTGGCTGGAGTTTAGGGGTAAGGGCAGCTGCAAAAGTTTCTTTACCCCTTTGCTTATTTATTGCTCCTCGCTTGGGTTTGGCGCCAAGGCTATTTTTGGGAACATTGGCCAATCATCATAAAATCATCCAATATGGCCAGCACACTGAAAAATTTGTCTGAATACAACGAAGCAAACGTCCCTTCAGCAGAGGGCCTTTCCTTCGGTATTGTCGTCTCTGAGTGGAATTCCAAAATTACCCACTCGCTGTATGAAGGCTGTTACGACACCCTGCTAAAGCACGGCGCCAAAGAAGACGACATTCACTTGCTGCAGGTGCCCGGTTCCTTCGAGCTGGCCGTCGGCGCCAAAATGCTGGCGGATGAGCACAAGTCCGATGCAGTGATCTGCCTGGGCTGCGTGATCAAAGGGGAAACGAAGCACAACGAATACATCAACTACGCCGTAGCCAACGGCCTGACCAGCCTCAGCCTGTTCTACAGCCGGCCGTTCGTCTTCGGCGTACTCACCCCCGATTCCGAAGAGCAGGCGCTTGAGCGGGCCGGCGGCAAACATGGCAACAAAGGCGTGGAAGCCGCCGTGACGGCCATCCGGATGGCCAGCTTGAAAAAGGGGATGAAGGGCAGTAAGCCGAAGATTGGCTTTTAACGATCCCGTATATTTTTTTGTGAAAGCTATTCTCCCTCCAGCAACCTTCTCTTCTGCTGCGCGAACTCCGTCTCGGTCAATATGCCCTTATCGCGCAGCT
Coding sequences:
- a CDS encoding ferredoxin--NADP reductase; this encodes MKNRIRLQILEKRAEAPDTVSLVLQPANGFFSYKAGQFLTLLLAFDGREIRRSYSFSSSPGVDPFPVITIKRKPNGQASTYLVEQARPGDILTALPPAGKFILPASWQEGHHLLMVAGGSGITPIFSIIKYALACTPRIKATLIYANRNEHSLIFGKELSQWLLLYPERFNAILLLSNPRAKASEIAETSRARILPQRLGNALLEELIKENAPVAGILADIYLCGPPGLMLKSEMTLRYMGYPESQVHKEVFTVTPPFRPPAEQFPDGNIVLASNGTSAAFSIQAGQTILEAAEQAGLDLPYSCRSGICTTCTARCQEGEVVMYLPEGPLSSAATGGVVQTCVGYPVTKSTKIVLE
- the pdhA gene encoding pyruvate dehydrogenase (acetyl-transferring) E1 component subunit alpha → MDTATGNKKKTTGKKPSKSGKPTYSKETYLSWYELMLRIRKFEERALMMYGQQKIRGFCHVYIGQEAVAAGIESAIRPEDAIVTAYRQHGIALGRGCSSEACMAELFGKKTGIVKGKGGSMHFFSAERRYFGGNGIVGAQIPIGTGIAFAEKYKGTDNLCVTMFGDGAARQGSLYESFNMAMSWKLPVLYVVENNGYAMGTSVKRTSNVTELYTLGESFDMPGEPVDGMNPAAVHEAVSKAAEHIRAGKGPYLLEMRTYRYKGHSVSDPAKYRTKEEVQEYKDRDPIKMIEEAALKESVATEEDLKAIQDKIKTEIADAVKFAEESDFPDPSALWEENYVQEDYPFIMD
- a CDS encoding tetratricopeptide repeat protein — encoded protein: MARRKRNQKRADETLVDIVEVRDSAQSFVDDNQRLIFGALVALVLAVGGVFAYNNFYKKPRQAEAAEQMFRAQEQFERDSFTLALTNPGGGYMGFLDIISSYGGTAAGNSAKYYAGVSYLNLGKNEAAIDYLKDFKAKGSITPIMKNGALGDAYSELNDFDNAMKYYKKAVNESENDFLTPYYLKKVGLLHERNGNFAEAQKAYQEILDKYPDSPIGRDIEKYITRVAAKS
- a CDS encoding 6,7-dimethyl-8-ribityllumazine synthase, with translation MASTLKNLSEYNEANVPSAEGLSFGIVVSEWNSKITHSLYEGCYDTLLKHGAKEDDIHLLQVPGSFELAVGAKMLADEHKSDAVICLGCVIKGETKHNEYINYAVANGLTSLSLFYSRPFVFGVLTPDSEEQALERAGGKHGNKGVEAAVTAIRMASLKKGMKGSKPKIGF